Proteins co-encoded in one Klebsiella michiganensis genomic window:
- a CDS encoding serine endoprotease — MFLKILRSVVIGLIVAGLLLLAMPSLRKAVGPLVPAQYDSTDETPMSFNPAVRRAAPAVVNVYNRSVGNNGQNQLQIKTLGSGVIMDGRGYIITNKHVINDAEQIIVALQDGRVFEALLIGSDSLTDLAVLKINATNLPIIPINGKRQPHIGDVVMAIGNPYNLGQTVTQGIISATGRIGLSPSGRQSFLQTDASINRGNSGGALVNSLGELMGINTLSFDKSNDGETPEGIGFAIPTQLATKIMDKLIRDGRVIRGYIGIGGREITPLHGPSTGIDQLQGIIVNAVSPDGPAAQAGIQVNDVIISVNHKPAISALETMDQVAEIRPGSVIPVEVMREDKKLTLQVTVQEYPAGS, encoded by the coding sequence ATGTTTCTAAAGATCTTACGTTCGGTGGTCATTGGGCTGATTGTTGCGGGGCTGCTGCTGCTCGCGATGCCATCGTTACGCAAAGCCGTTGGTCCACTCGTACCTGCGCAATACGACAGTACAGACGAAACGCCGATGAGCTTTAATCCGGCGGTGCGCCGTGCTGCTCCGGCGGTGGTGAACGTGTACAACCGCAGCGTCGGCAATAACGGCCAAAACCAGCTGCAAATTAAGACGCTCGGTTCCGGCGTTATTATGGATGGACGTGGCTACATCATCACCAACAAGCACGTTATCAACGATGCAGAGCAGATCATCGTCGCGCTCCAGGATGGGCGAGTATTTGAAGCACTGCTTATTGGCTCCGACAGCCTGACCGACCTCGCGGTGCTGAAAATCAACGCCACCAATCTGCCAATCATTCCTATTAACGGCAAACGCCAGCCGCATATTGGCGATGTTGTTATGGCCATCGGGAACCCTTACAACCTTGGGCAAACGGTGACCCAGGGCATTATCAGTGCCACAGGACGCATCGGCCTGAGCCCGTCCGGGCGGCAGTCGTTCCTGCAAACTGATGCCTCGATTAACCGCGGCAACTCTGGCGGGGCGCTGGTGAACTCGCTCGGGGAACTGATGGGCATCAACACCCTGTCATTTGACAAGAGCAATGACGGGGAAACGCCAGAAGGGATTGGTTTTGCGATACCTACCCAGTTGGCGACCAAGATAATGGACAAGCTTATCCGCGACGGTCGGGTTATTCGCGGCTACATCGGCATTGGTGGCAGAGAAATCACCCCACTTCATGGGCCGTCCACCGGCATCGATCAGCTACAAGGCATTATCGTTAATGCCGTCTCACCGGACGGTCCGGCGGCGCAGGCCGGTATTCAGGTTAACGACGTGATCATCTCGGTGAACCACAAACCGGCCATTTCGGCGCTGGAAACCATGGACCAGGTGGCGGAAATTCGTCCGGGCTCAGTGATTCCGGTTGAAGTCATGCGTGAAGACAAGAAGCTCACGCTGCAGGTCACCGTTCAGGAATATCCCGCCGGAAGCTAA
- a CDS encoding membrane protein, with protein MKTKLTIAALSLLSVISLGANAAAHQINSEQAQGLQSMGSISVSQVGSAPMDMRQELSQKATEQGASAYRITEARSGDTWHATAELYK; from the coding sequence ATGAAAACCAAATTAACTATCGCCGCACTGAGCCTGCTGTCCGTTATCTCTTTAGGCGCTAACGCAGCCGCACACCAGATCAACAGCGAACAAGCTCAAGGCCTGCAATCCATGGGTTCCATTTCTGTAAGCCAGGTCGGCAGCGCCCCAATGGATATGCGTCAGGAATTGTCCCAGAAAGCCACTGAACAAGGTGCCTCTGCTTACCGTATTACCGAAGCTCGTTCCGGTGATACCTGGCATGCAACAGCAGAGCTGTACAAATAA
- a CDS encoding malate dehydrogenase (oxidizes malate to oxaloacetate): MKVAVLGAAGGIGQALALLLKTQLPSGSELSLYDIAPVTPGVAVDLSHIPTDVKIKGFSGEDATPALVGADVVLISAGVARKPGMDRSDLFNVNAGIVKNLIEQVAKTAPKACIGIITNPVNTTVAIAAEVLKKAGVYDKNKLFGVTTLDIIRSNTFVAELKGKQPTDIEVPVIGGHSGVTILPLLSQIPGVSFTEQEVADLTKRIQNAGTEVVEAKAGGGSATLSMGQAAARFGLSLVRALQGESNVVECAYVEGDGEHARFFSQPLLLGKNGIVERKAIGTLSAFEKNAMEGMLDTLKKDIQLGEEFVK; this comes from the coding sequence ATGAAAGTTGCAGTCCTCGGCGCAGCTGGCGGTATCGGCCAGGCGCTTGCCCTTCTACTTAAGACCCAACTGCCTTCAGGCTCAGAACTCTCTCTGTATGACATTGCGCCAGTAACCCCAGGGGTTGCGGTGGATCTGAGTCATATCCCGACTGACGTGAAAATTAAAGGTTTCTCCGGCGAAGATGCTACCCCTGCGCTGGTGGGTGCTGATGTGGTGCTGATCTCCGCGGGCGTAGCGCGTAAACCAGGTATGGATCGCTCCGACCTGTTCAACGTGAACGCGGGCATCGTGAAGAACCTGATCGAGCAAGTGGCGAAAACTGCCCCTAAAGCCTGCATCGGTATTATTACCAACCCGGTTAACACCACCGTGGCGATTGCAGCAGAAGTGCTGAAAAAAGCGGGTGTTTACGATAAGAACAAACTGTTCGGCGTTACAACGCTGGATATCATCCGCTCCAACACCTTTGTTGCCGAGCTGAAAGGCAAGCAGCCAACGGATATCGAAGTACCGGTTATTGGCGGCCACTCTGGCGTGACCATTCTGCCGCTGCTGTCTCAGATCCCTGGCGTGAGCTTCACCGAACAGGAAGTGGCTGACCTGACCAAACGTATCCAGAACGCGGGTACTGAAGTGGTTGAAGCGAAAGCCGGCGGCGGGTCCGCAACGCTGTCTATGGGCCAGGCTGCGGCTCGTTTCGGTCTGTCTCTGGTTCGCGCTCTGCAGGGCGAAAGCAATGTTGTTGAATGCGCTTACGTTGAAGGCGACGGCGAGCACGCACGTTTCTTCTCTCAGCCACTGCTGCTGGGTAAAAACGGTATCGTTGAGCGCAAGGCTATCGGCACCCTCAGCGCGTTTGAGAAAAACGCGATGGAAGGCATGCTGGATACCCTGAAGAAAGATATTCAGCTGGGCGAAGAATTCGTTAAGTAA
- a CDS encoding arginine repressor (regulates arginine biosynthesis when complexed with arginine by binding at site that overlap the promotors of the arginine biosynthesis genes), protein MRNSSKQEELVKAFKALLKEEKFSSQGEIVQALQNDGFENINQSKVSRMLTKFGAVRTRNAKMEMVYCLPAELGVPTTSSPLKNLVLDIDYNDAVVVIHTSPGAAQLIARLLDSLGKAEGILGTIAGDDTIFTTPANNFTVKELYEAILVLFEQEL, encoded by the coding sequence ATGCGTAACTCCTCAAAACAAGAAGAATTAGTAAAGGCTTTCAAAGCATTACTTAAAGAAGAGAAATTCAGCTCACAGGGCGAGATAGTTCAGGCGTTACAAAACGACGGCTTCGAAAACATCAACCAATCCAAAGTTTCCCGCATGCTGACTAAGTTTGGCGCCGTAAGAACGCGCAATGCAAAAATGGAAATGGTTTATTGCCTTCCTGCCGAACTGGGCGTCCCGACAACCTCCAGCCCGCTAAAAAACCTGGTTCTGGATATCGACTATAACGATGCGGTCGTGGTTATCCACACCAGCCCTGGCGCCGCGCAGCTCATTGCTCGCCTGCTGGATTCACTGGGGAAAGCGGAAGGTATTCTTGGCACCATTGCCGGGGACGACACCATTTTCACCACTCCGGCAAACAACTTCACGGTGAAAGAGCTGTACGAAGCCATTCTGGTGCTGTTCGAACAAGAACTGTAA
- a CDS encoding serine endoprotease DegQ yields MKKQTRLLSALALSVGLTLGVSPLASASLPSQVPGQPALPSLAPMLEKVLPAVVSVQVEGTASASSQKVPEEFKKFYGDEAPSDTPQQFEGLGSGVIINAAKGYVLTNNHVINQAQKISVQLNDGREFDAKLIGGDDQSDIALLQLQNATGLTEIKVADSDKLKVGDFAVAVGNPFGLGQTATSGIVSALGRSGLNLEGLENFIQTDASINRGNSGGALLNLNGELIGINTAILAPAGGSVGIGFAIPSNMAQTLAKQLMEFGEIKRGLLGIKGMEMNADIAKAFNLSTQRGAFVSEVLPQSGSAKAGVKAGDIITSLNGNPLGSFAELRAKIATTEPGTVVKLGLLRDGKPLEVSVTLDKSTASSASAEMILPALQGATLSDGQLKDGGKGIRLDNVDKGTPAAQVGLHKDDIIVGINRERIHTIAEMRKVLETKPAVIALHVVRGEQSLYLLLR; encoded by the coding sequence ATGAAGAAACAAACACGGCTGTTGAGTGCATTAGCGTTAAGCGTCGGCCTGACGCTCGGCGTATCCCCTCTGGCAAGTGCGTCACTGCCTTCCCAGGTTCCAGGCCAGCCGGCTTTGCCAAGCCTTGCGCCGATGCTGGAAAAAGTCTTGCCGGCGGTTGTCAGCGTTCAGGTTGAAGGCACCGCCTCAGCTTCCAGCCAGAAAGTGCCGGAAGAGTTCAAGAAATTCTACGGCGATGAAGCCCCCTCCGACACGCCGCAGCAGTTTGAAGGCTTAGGCTCCGGCGTCATCATCAACGCCGCCAAAGGCTATGTCCTGACCAATAACCATGTAATCAACCAGGCGCAAAAAATCAGCGTGCAGCTGAATGACGGGCGTGAGTTTGATGCCAAACTGATTGGCGGGGATGACCAAAGCGACATCGCGCTACTTCAGCTGCAAAACGCAACCGGGCTTACTGAAATCAAAGTGGCCGACTCTGACAAGCTCAAAGTGGGTGATTTTGCCGTTGCGGTAGGTAACCCATTTGGTCTCGGTCAAACCGCCACCTCAGGGATTGTTTCCGCCCTGGGCCGCAGCGGTCTTAACCTTGAAGGCCTGGAGAACTTTATTCAGACCGATGCTTCAATCAACCGCGGTAACTCCGGCGGCGCCCTGCTAAACCTGAACGGCGAGCTGATCGGCATCAACACCGCGATCCTTGCCCCCGCCGGCGGCAGCGTAGGGATTGGTTTTGCTATCCCGAGCAATATGGCCCAAACCCTCGCCAAACAGCTGATGGAATTTGGTGAAATCAAACGGGGCCTGCTGGGCATCAAAGGCATGGAGATGAACGCTGACATCGCCAAAGCGTTTAACCTTTCCACCCAACGCGGCGCGTTTGTCAGTGAAGTCCTGCCTCAGTCAGGGTCGGCAAAAGCGGGTGTTAAAGCCGGGGATATCATCACCAGCCTGAACGGTAACCCGCTGGGCAGTTTCGCCGAGCTTAGAGCAAAAATCGCCACAACCGAGCCGGGTACCGTAGTGAAACTGGGCCTGCTGCGCGACGGCAAACCGCTGGAGGTTAGCGTCACGCTGGATAAAAGCACCGCCTCTTCCGCCAGCGCTGAAATGATCCTGCCTGCGCTGCAAGGGGCTACGCTAAGCGATGGGCAACTCAAGGACGGCGGGAAGGGCATTCGGCTGGATAATGTGGATAAAGGCACACCTGCGGCTCAGGTTGGTCTGCACAAGGACGATATCATCGTCGGCATTAACCGCGAGCGCATTCATACCATCGCCGAAATGCGCAAAGTGCTGGAAACCAAGCCGGCGGTCATTGCGCTGCATGTGGTCCGCGGGGAACAGAGCCTCTATCTGCTGTTGCGTTAA
- a CDS encoding membrane protein translates to MNMKATLVTASLLSALSFGVFAADSIDAQQAQNRQSLGTVSVDDIGSSPMDMHEMLNQKAEQNGASAYRVIEARTGGHWHATAELYK, encoded by the coding sequence ATGAACATGAAAGCCACTTTAGTTACCGCCAGCCTGCTCTCCGCTCTGTCATTCGGCGTTTTCGCCGCTGACTCTATCGACGCTCAGCAAGCGCAGAATCGCCAGTCACTGGGTACCGTATCCGTCGATGACATCGGCAGTTCTCCGATGGATATGCACGAAATGCTGAACCAGAAAGCTGAGCAAAATGGTGCTTCCGCTTACCGCGTGATCGAAGCCCGCACTGGTGGACACTGGCATGCAACGGCAGAACTGTACAAATAA